GAAAAATATGAAAAAGTTATAGAACACACAGAATGGCTAATAAAGAAAAATTCATTTGTCATAAAAAACGTAAAAATCTCATGCTACCATAGCTTATTAAATGAATACAAAGGTTTGGAAGAAGGTCCTCAAAGCTCAGAAAAAGCCTTCAGTGAGTTAATGTCAGAAGACTATAAAGGTTATTATGATATCATACTAAGCCTAGCATTATCTTTACATGCCCTTACAAACTTGAAATCATCTGAAGAGATGGAAACAACAAATGAAGCAAAGATAAATGAAGCATATGAATCGCTTAATATAGCTTCAGTTATATGCCCTAATTACAAACAGATTATTTTTGCAAAAAAAGATCAAAATGAAGTCCTAGAAGATAGTGCAATTGAGCTAATAATAAGAGATCTCAACTTTTTGAAGAAAAGAGAGTACACATTTAGGAGAAGTTTGGTAAGGACATGAATAATTAACACCCCTGTATAATAGGAAAAGTCGCAGTTAAAAAAATACTGCGACCTTAATGGTTTTAAATCTATTTTTTTCAATCTATTTTCATCAGTTTTTTAGTTCTTCTGCCAGCTTAACACCCAAATTATATGCCTCTTCTTGAAGTTCAGGGATATTCTCAAAGTTTCTAAACATGCTTTCATCAATTTTATCACAACCGTATACCGCAGGTACATTAGATACTTTGCATGTTTCACCAGAACCACATACTAGACAGGTTGCATTACCACAGGTGTGCATACTCCCTACCACATCCATTTGCTGAGCTTTACAAAATAACTTTAACCAATCTTCTACCGGTTGATTACCTTTAAACCCGCCTGCTACAATGGCTGCTTTTTTTCCAGCAGTCAAAATTTCATTATGTCGTAAAGAATATGTCCGCTCCAAAAATGTTTTGGTACCTGCATCAACCGAGGCAAATGTTGGATAAGCCCCAATTATTAAAGCATCTGCCTCCCTAAATTTCTCTTCTAGTTCTTTGCTATAGTCATCTCTAAGTACACATTTATTATCATCCACACAACCAAGACAGGCCCGGCAGGGTTTTACATCATGCTGGCTTAGTTTTACAAATTCACCCTCTTCTCCTGAACCTTCTAAGACTTTCTTGATAGTTTTGTCAATGTTACTGTCTTTAATCGGACTCCCACTGACAGCCAAAATTTTAGCACTCATAAATACAAAGCCTCCCCCTATTCTCCTCCCCTTGGAAAGAAAATATTATTTATTGCATATCATAATCCAACGTGTACGTTTATGTCAAGTTTGGGCAAAAAATTATAAAATTGCTTTAAGAGGTAAAGGAATCCTATCCTTTTTAAGTAAAACACTACACCCAGAACAAGTTTCTCTAGTTGGCTTATTAGTACAGCCAAGGCAATTCTCTACAAGCTCTTTAGTTTCCATAATCTCTTTTTTTAGCTGTTTGTACTCCTGAATTTTTTGATCAATCTCTTCAACTTGTTCTTCTAGGTTTTCAAGGACTTTAGAAGCAGCTTCATTCCCAGAATCACTGCTATTTCGTATAGAAAAAAACTCTTTTATCTGTGATAGAGGATAATCCATCTCCTGTAAATTCCTAATAACCTTTATCTTAATCAAATCATCACTAGTGTAATATCTAAATCCACCTGAGCTTCTATCAGCAGGTGAGATAAGCCCTATTTCTTCATAATACTTTATTGTCCTGGTGGAAACACCAGCCATTTTGGCAAGATCCCCTATTCTTATTAGTTCATTATCCATTCATAGTCACCCTTTATCTAAGTTGATTCTACTACCGATATTAAATTATAATTCATTGTATATCTATAAAACCAGAATAAAATAAAAAAGTCAAGGTCTAGGGCTAAGCTATATTTTCATTAATTTAATAAATTCCTCGACCAAATCAGGGTCAAACTGACCACCAGAACAGCGTTTTATTTCCTCTAACGCTTCTTTTTTTGATTCAGGAGATTTGTAAGCTCTTCCGTTAGTTATAACATCATAAGTATCTATAATTGCTATCACACGTGCAAGGTATGGTATTTCTTTTTCTTTCAATCCTCTGGGGTATCCCTTACCATCAAAGCGTTCATGATGGGACAAAATTTCCTCAGCTATGTGTATAAGGCTATTAGATGATTGTGCAATTCTATATCCCCTTAGTGGATGCTCTTTTATTATTTGCCATTCCTCTTCTGTTAATTTTCCAGGTTTTTTTAGGATGTCTTCTGAGATAGCAACCTTACCTATGTCATGCATAGCGGCCAATAGTGATAATTTATTCATTTCCGTATCCGACAAACCAAGTACCTTGCCAAAGTCCAAACCAATATTTTTCATCCTCAAGGCATGTTCTTCAGTTTCATCACTTTTTTCTTTTAATATTCCTGATAGAGCCCAAATAACATCGCTTCTTGCACTTTCTGTTTCCATAAGCTTGTTTTTATACAAATCATCTTCTGTTTGTCTTAATATATCTTTTAAATTTTCTTCAGAATCTATCTTTGTAGCTATTCCAAAAGCAATCTTAACCGGCAGTTTAGTATTAATATTTATGTTCTTACATTCTTTTTCTACTGTAGATATAATTTTTTCTGCTTTATTATAATCAGCACCCGGCATCAAAACTACAAATTCATCACTACCCCAGCGCCCAATAACATACTTTTCTCCACACACCCTTTTTAAGGTTTTACCAACCTCAATCAACAGCTCATCCCCTGTTTCATAACTATAATTTTCATTTATTAATCTAAGACCATTTATGTCTATCATAACGATACTCACTGGAAGATCTCTTTCTTTCTCATAACGCCTTATTTCTTCTTCCATATAAGCTCTATTGTAGAGACCGGTCAAGCTATCATGCAAACTCATATGTCTTAACTTCTCTTCACGTTCTTTTCTTTCTGTGATATCCCTGACTAAGGCAAGCATATAATAATCTTCACCAATGATGACTTTATTAGTAGTAACCTCTACCGGGCAAAGCGAACCATCTTTGTGCTTATGTTTCGTTTCAAGGGTTAGAGGCTTGTCTTCAGCTTTCATTTCTGACCACCTATTTATTATAATTTCTGGGGTGTTTTCTTCACCATGAGGGTGTAAATCAAACACGCGCATTTTTAAAAGTTCCTCTTCTGTATAACCGGTTACTTTAACCGTCTTGTTATTTACTTCTAAAATATTTCCCTGCAAATCATGTAAAAATAACATTTCTGAAGACTGGTTTACCAAAGCTCGGTATTTTTCTTCTCTTTTTCTTAGCAGTTCTTGTTTTTCGTACTTTTCTGTTACATCTGCAAAAACTAAAACTACTCCTTTTATTTTCCCTTTTTTATCAATTATAGGTGAAGCGCTATCAGCTATTTGATATCTATCTCCACTAGAAGAAATCAAAGCAGTGTGATTAGCTAGGTCTTTTCTTTTTCCTGTTTTAAGTACAGTATTTACTGGGTTGTTGACAGGTTCATCTGTCTTTGAATTTACAATATTAAATACTTCTTTAAGGGGCTTTCCTACAGCTTTATCAAGCGGCCACCCAGTGAGTCGCTCTGCCTGAGGGTTCATAAAGGATATAGCACCGTTAGAGTCTGTCGATATCACTCCATCACCTATAGAGCTAAGTGTGATATACAAATTTTCTTTAGTATCAGCTAATTCTTCTTCATTTTCTTTCCTCGTAATCACATTTGCTAATTGGTTAGCTACCGAACTTAGTAGTTTTTTCTCTTCTTCTAAAAAAGAAGTCTTCCCATCAAATTCAAAATCTTCAGAATACAATATCTCTATCTCACAACTTGTCTTATTATTGATATCAGCATTAACTTCAGCTCTTTTAGTAAGTTTTAGTTCACTTTCAAAAGTAATCTCAGAAGTAAATACCTTTCCATTATATTCGATCTTAGAGCAGGCTTTTTCTGGACACTGCCAGTACATAGGAAGCAGATTAGCGGTTTTTTGTAAAATTTCATCGAGTGAGTAATCTTGTACTATTAATGAGCTAAGTTCATTAATACAGTTAAGCTCTTTTATTCTTTCCCTTAACAAAGATAAGTTTTTTGTTTGTTCTCTTTCTAATAGCTTTTTCTCTGTTATCTCTTGGTGAGTAACGATCACTTTATTTTTAGATTTGTTATTAACTTTGTAATAAGGGGTTACTCTAGCATTAAACCACCGTTCTTTAGTTGGAGAATGACATGGATATTCCATCTCAAAATTATCCATGCGACCTTCTATAACTTGTAAAAGCCCTTCATTAAATTTAAAAGCATATTGTTTATCATCATAAGCGGCGCTGTTACAAATCTCAATGTAGTTAACACCCTGTTTAACTCTATCTATGTTAGCGTTATTTGCCCTTGCAAAATCTAGCCAAGAATTATTAACCTGTTCGATATATCCATCCTCATTTAGCAGGCAAATATTCTCTTCAAAAGCATCGATGATAATACCATATTGATCTAAATGATGACCTGAAAACATAAGACCCCTCCACTATAAAGTTAATTATATTGAATAGCTTATTGTTAATATTTTCTTGTGGGTTATATTTATTGTACCATATGGATTTTCTTTTTTATACAACAGAATTCGACAATGTTTTGAAATAAAATCAACAAATTCATTCGGAGTGAAACAAGCAAATAAAAAAAGTCGGCTGTTATACCGACTTAGGATTTTATATATTTTTTAACGAGATAACGTTTTTAAGCATTGTCACCTTTAGAAGGAAGTTTCTCTAAATATTTTATATAGCCTTCCGGGAGGTTATGTTCTTTTGCACCATCTACTATATACTTTTTGTACCACTCAAAGGCAGGTTCATCAGTATACTTATCTGATTGATATAACAGTGCTTCGTGTTCTTTTCCTTCGCTGTCTATAACAGTCTTTAACACCCTATCGTAACCTGCTTCAGCTCTGTCAAGATTACTAAGTTCTGACTCATTAAGTTTAAATAAAACACCCCATACTTCATCACTCTTTGATTCAATTATATTTCCTTTTCCAGAACCGTCAGATCTACTGTATTTACTAATCTCAAGTTTATAATCTTTTAATTTAGCAATACCAACTGGATTAGCTGATGGGGTCCTCGCCTGTAATCTAGATGTTTTCATGTTCGAGCCAAAGGCGAAGTAGAGGATTTGGGTTTTGGGCATTAGAGGTCTCCTTTAATATGCGTAATTAATTATATTAAAGCTATAAAATGCTAATTTATAGCTTTAAGTGTGGAATAATACATCATTTACATAAGCTTTATTCCACAGTATAAACATTTAAAAGATCTTTTAGCAAAACGACCTGTACTTCAGAGCCTTCTCTGGCATCATATATGAATTTTGTAACATTTGGAAATACTTTTTTGGGAGAGACTCTGTACGCATTACTTTGGTCAATATCATAAATACTATAATTTTCACTTCCTGAATAATTACCTTCTTCCCAAGCGATTAACAAATCCAGTTCTTTTGCATCTTTTTGTTCTCTATCAAAATCACGTATGACTTCTGTTGCTTCTTTTTTGAATTCTATTTTTCTCAATTTTGCGTCATCAGTTGGATTAAAATATTTTTCTTCATTATCTTCATCGGCTTCTCTTATTATAGCCGCCCTTCCATCAAATGTATCAATTTGAGAAAGACCAAAAATCTTATAACCCGGAAATAGACATTTCCCTGCTAGTTCAAAGAATAATCCAATAACATCATTTTCATCATGGGGCTCTTTTTGGGAAATCAAATCTATACTTAAGTCACCAACTATATCTTCTAAATTCTTTCTCCCAACGTAGGTGACTTCATCATCTTCATCATCAATCATCGCCGGAAACTTTCCTACCCAGATTCCTGCTGCTTTTTGAAGCACTCTAGTATAAGCATCATTAATATAATCTCTTATAAGCTTTACTAAATGCATATTTGTTAATTGAGTTTTTCCATAATTTAAATTCGCTTTTACATCTATTACCAAGTCAAGGCATCTTACATAATGTTGGTTACTCCCACTAGTAATATCTAAATCATGATTTGTTACTACTCCATTACAAGATATAACGCGACGACTTGAACCTGGTAAGTAAATTTCAAACTCTGGAATTCTGCCTATAGTTATCATTATACCATTTATACTAGGAAATAATTTTTCTTCATACTCTTTTAATTGTTCAGGTAATTTCCCTCTACTATTACGTAATAGCTCCCTATAATCTTCAATCTTGTCTAATTTCAAATGGTTAAAACCATCAGTACGCTGTACACCTTTGCCTCCTCTCCCTAGTTTGTCATCAAATATACTAGGAGCCTTCTTCCCTTTAGGCACCCAATTTAAGCTATCTTCTACAGTAAAATATTTCGGTTCAATTTTAAAAGTTTGTTCTTCTTTATCTCCAAACCATTCAGATAAACGCGCTGGCAACCGATTCTTTGAATCCCTACAGCTTATTGTTAAGTTAATGTCAATTCCTTCTTCCGGATAGTTATCTTGCATATTCAAAGTGTTTAGAACATCTCCTATATAAGTAAATCTCTGTAAATAAGCAGCTAATAACGCAGCAAAAATGGAAGGATAACTAGTGTTATACTCACTTACAGCTTTATCAAATTTGCTATCTTCTAAGCAAGACGTATATAATTCGTTAATAAAATTATCAAAAGTTTTTTTCTCTAGCTTATAAGCCAGCTCTGTTCCTTTTTCTTCTAATGGTTCTAAATCTTTAGGCAATTCCTCAGGAATGTTTAATTCGCTCATATCCTCAAAGTTGTTTGCATTATTTATTTCAATTTTCCAATTATCATCACCTAGATTACTTCTAATACAAAAAAATTCACTAGAAAATAGAGTCACTTTAATCCCTACTCCTATTTTACCTTTTCTGTTTTTTGTAGTTTTGTCTGTTCCGCCTAAAAATAACAAAGAAAGCTCATTGGGAAATCCAAGCCCATTATCTCTAACCTTAACTAAATTATCATCAAAATCTAATAGTATATCTACTTTCCCCTTCTTAATATTAGGATTATCACAAACAGCATCGACTGCATTTTGTAAAGCTTCTCCCAAAACTATCATTGAATCTGAGTAAGCTTCTATTGTTTCTCGTATTTGATTTATATAATTTTCTCTCATAAATCTAGAAGGGTTGAGCAAGTCAATTTTTGACAATTAAGTTCACCTCTCGATAATAATAACCTATTAATTATTTAACTTTTTTTAAATTGTTTACTTATTTACATTTATCCAAAAGTTGGCTTATTGATTATCTTTTAAATAAAAAACTTCCGTATAATTAGGAACAAAGTAACCATATCTATTAGGTAAGAAATAAAGCAACCATCTCATGAGGTTTTGCCATATAAAAGTACAATTTAACTCTAACTCACGATAGTGGTCTTTTATAAAATGTTTCATCTCCCCAAATTTTCTAGGTTTCATTAAAAAATTATCAATTTCTCCAACAATAGGTTTTTGCATTATTTGACTTGCAATATACTTTTCAAAACCATATTTGTCCAAGCCTTTGGGGACAACAAAATTCTTCAAATCATTTTTCCCTGCATTAACTTCAACTTCAGTTAAATCTTCAAAATTCTCAATATAGATATCGTATAAATATTTAGGCTCACGAAGTTCCGGAGACCACATATCATACTCTTTATTTGGGGTAATGTTAAGATTCCCACATTTACTAGATCCTAAATCTCTAAAGCTTATATTCGTACAATCAAATTCATCCACTATATTTTTCATTTGTTCGTAAATATTCTGGTTTACTTTTATTGACGAATCAATTAACAAATTTTCAAATTCATAAATTTTATTGTCTACTGGTATATCTATCATCAATTCAAGATTAGAACGGTCTGACCATTCCAATGCAGAAGCCGTCAAATTTGCCGAACCTATAAAACATTTAGAATCAACTCTATAATATTTTGCATGTAAAAAACTATTTAATAATAACAACGAATTATTTCTTCTTGTAATTACATCCCAAACTTCCATGTCACTTACTCCACTAATTATTTCATCCGGTCTCCAGCGTGTAATGCAAGTTACTGTAATATCTTCTGAAACATCCTCTAATAATTTTTCAATAACTCCTCTTTTAATAAAAGGTGCAGCAATCACTAAGTTTTGCTGCACAACGTTAAATTCTTGTAGTAATTTATCTCCAACTCTTTGAAAGTACACCATATTAGATCCTCTTCTCAGTTATAATTTATGATTTTTTTAGAAATCTTTTAGCAATTCTTC
The Natranaerofaba carboxydovora genome window above contains:
- a CDS encoding flavodoxin family protein, with the translated sequence MSAKILAVSGSPIKDSNIDKTIKKVLEGSGEEGEFVKLSQHDVKPCRACLGCVDDNKCVLRDDYSKELEEKFREADALIIGAYPTFASVDAGTKTFLERTYSLRHNEILTAGKKAAIVAGGFKGNQPVEDWLKLFCKAQQMDVVGSMHTCGNATCLVCGSGETCKVSNVPAVYGCDKIDESMFRNFENIPELQEEAYNLGVKLAEELKN
- a CDS encoding PAS domain S-box protein, with the translated sequence MFSGHHLDQYGIIIDAFEENICLLNEDGYIEQVNNSWLDFARANNANIDRVKQGVNYIEICNSAAYDDKQYAFKFNEGLLQVIEGRMDNFEMEYPCHSPTKERWFNARVTPYYKVNNKSKNKVIVTHQEITEKKLLEREQTKNLSLLRERIKELNCINELSSLIVQDYSLDEILQKTANLLPMYWQCPEKACSKIEYNGKVFTSEITFESELKLTKRAEVNADINNKTSCEIEILYSEDFEFDGKTSFLEEEKKLLSSVANQLANVITRKENEEELADTKENLYITLSSIGDGVISTDSNGAISFMNPQAERLTGWPLDKAVGKPLKEVFNIVNSKTDEPVNNPVNTVLKTGKRKDLANHTALISSSGDRYQIADSASPIIDKKGKIKGVVLVFADVTEKYEKQELLRKREEKYRALVNQSSEMLFLHDLQGNILEVNNKTVKVTGYTEEELLKMRVFDLHPHGEENTPEIIINRWSEMKAEDKPLTLETKHKHKDGSLCPVEVTTNKVIIGEDYYMLALVRDITERKEREEKLRHMSLHDSLTGLYNRAYMEEEIRRYEKERDLPVSIVMIDINGLRLINENYSYETGDELLIEVGKTLKRVCGEKYVIGRWGSDEFVVLMPGADYNKAEKIISTVEKECKNININTKLPVKIAFGIATKIDSEENLKDILRQTEDDLYKNKLMETESARSDVIWALSGILKEKSDETEEHALRMKNIGLDFGKVLGLSDTEMNKLSLLAAMHDIGKVAISEDILKKPGKLTEEEWQIIKEHPLRGYRIAQSSNSLIHIAEEILSHHERFDGKGYPRGLKEKEIPYLARVIAIIDTYDVITNGRAYKSPESKKEALEEIKRCSGGQFDPDLVEEFIKLMKI
- a CDS encoding MerR family transcriptional regulator; the encoded protein is MDNELIRIGDLAKMAGVSTRTIKYYEEIGLISPADRSSGGFRYYTSDDLIKIKVIRNLQEMDYPLSQIKEFFSIRNSSDSGNEAASKVLENLEEQVEEIDQKIQEYKQLKKEIMETKELVENCLGCTNKPTRETCSGCSVLLKKDRIPLPLKAIL
- a CDS encoding phospholipase D family protein, whose protein sequence is MVYFQRVGDKLLQEFNVVQQNLVIAAPFIKRGVIEKLLEDVSEDITVTCITRWRPDEIISGVSDMEVWDVITRRNNSLLLLNSFLHAKYYRVDSKCFIGSANLTASALEWSDRSNLELMIDIPVDNKIYEFENLLIDSSIKVNQNIYEQMKNIVDEFDCTNISFRDLGSSKCGNLNITPNKEYDMWSPELREPKYLYDIYIENFEDLTEVEVNAGKNDLKNFVVPKGLDKYGFEKYIASQIMQKPIVGEIDNFLMKPRKFGEMKHFIKDHYRELELNCTFIWQNLMRWLLYFLPNRYGYFVPNYTEVFYLKDNQ
- a CDS encoding gamma-glutamylcyclotransferase family protein, which codes for MPKTQILYFAFGSNMKTSRLQARTPSANPVGIAKLKDYKLEISKYSRSDGSGKGNIIESKSDEVWGVLFKLNESELSNLDRAEAGYDRVLKTVIDSEGKEHEALLYQSDKYTDEPAFEWYKKYIVDGAKEHNLPEGYIKYLEKLPSKGDNA
- a CDS encoding ATP-binding protein; this encodes MSKIDLLNPSRFMRENYINQIRETIEAYSDSMIVLGEALQNAVDAVCDNPNIKKGKVDILLDFDDNLVKVRDNGLGFPNELSLLFLGGTDKTTKNRKGKIGVGIKVTLFSSEFFCIRSNLGDDNWKIEINNANNFEDMSELNIPEELPKDLEPLEEKGTELAYKLEKKTFDNFINELYTSCLEDSKFDKAVSEYNTSYPSIFAALLAAYLQRFTYIGDVLNTLNMQDNYPEEGIDINLTISCRDSKNRLPARLSEWFGDKEEQTFKIEPKYFTVEDSLNWVPKGKKAPSIFDDKLGRGGKGVQRTDGFNHLKLDKIEDYRELLRNSRGKLPEQLKEYEEKLFPSINGIMITIGRIPEFEIYLPGSSRRVISCNGVVTNHDLDITSGSNQHYVRCLDLVIDVKANLNYGKTQLTNMHLVKLIRDYINDAYTRVLQKAAGIWVGKFPAMIDDEDDEVTYVGRKNLEDIVGDLSIDLISQKEPHDENDVIGLFFELAGKCLFPGYKIFGLSQIDTFDGRAAIIREADEDNEEKYFNPTDDAKLRKIEFKKEATEVIRDFDREQKDAKELDLLIAWEEGNYSGSENYSIYDIDQSNAYRVSPKKVFPNVTKFIYDAREGSEVQVVLLKDLLNVYTVE